In one window of Sandaracinaceae bacterium DNA:
- a CDS encoding alpha/beta hydrolase, which produces MHAEGAPTRGARYPAKTVTALTRSFRTIHGYQRAFIRAGSGPALLLIHGIGDDADSWADVIPALAKDFTVIAPDLLGHGASDKPRADYSIGAYANAMRDLLSVLDVDRVTVLGHSLGGGVAMQFAYQYPERCERLVLVGTGGVSHEVHPVLRFVAAPNADLVLPLLQAPGARLLGRGVFTALRLLDTDIGRDSRQLMRIFEALPNTASRRAFVRTLRGAVDWRGQAITMLDRCYLAKDMPTLVVWGSRDGVIPVKHAARIHAAMPSSRLEVFDGAGHFPHQDDPARFLALFRAFYDGTSPCVHSADEWRVLLRRGVVTAPGVAGAERDRAHPSLA; this is translated from the coding sequence ATGCACGCGGAGGGGGCGCCCACGCGCGGCGCTCGATACCCTGCCAAGACCGTGACCGCTCTGACGCGCAGCTTTCGGACCATCCATGGCTATCAACGCGCGTTCATCCGGGCTGGCAGCGGGCCCGCTCTGCTGCTGATCCACGGCATCGGCGACGACGCCGACAGCTGGGCCGACGTCATCCCCGCGCTCGCCAAGGACTTCACCGTCATCGCCCCCGACCTGCTGGGGCACGGTGCGTCCGACAAGCCGCGCGCCGACTATTCCATCGGTGCCTACGCCAACGCCATGCGCGACCTGTTGAGCGTGCTCGACGTGGACCGCGTGACGGTGCTCGGACACTCACTGGGCGGCGGCGTGGCCATGCAGTTCGCCTATCAGTACCCGGAGCGCTGCGAGCGCCTCGTGCTGGTCGGCACCGGAGGGGTGAGCCACGAGGTCCACCCCGTGCTCCGGTTCGTGGCCGCGCCCAACGCGGACCTGGTGCTACCCCTGCTGCAGGCCCCTGGTGCCAGGCTGCTGGGGCGTGGCGTGTTCACCGCCCTGCGCCTGCTGGACACCGACATCGGCCGCGACTCGAGGCAGCTGATGCGCATCTTCGAGGCGCTGCCCAATACCGCATCCCGGCGCGCCTTCGTGCGCACGCTGCGGGGCGCCGTGGACTGGCGCGGGCAGGCCATCACCATGCTGGACCGCTGCTACTTGGCCAAGGACATGCCCACGCTGGTGGTGTGGGGCTCGCGCGATGGCGTCATTCCGGTCAAGCACGCCGCGCGCATCCACGCCGCGATGCCGTCGAGCCGCCTCGAGGTCTTCGACGGGGCTGGGCACTTCCCCCACCAGGACGACCCCGCTCGCTTCCTCGCGCTGTTCCGCGCGTTCTACGACGGCACGAGCCCCTGTGTACACAGCGCCGACGAGTGGCGCGTGCTGCTGCGCCGTGGGGTGGTCACGGCGCCTGGGGTCGCCGGGGCAGAGCGCGACCGAGCCCACCCGTCGCTCGCCTGA
- a CDS encoding discoidin domain-containing protein gives MPSESTVLRCGNCGANLSPVPGQNVVQCEYCAQATYLTQTVMNMPGVGREQPAASRDSDLHARMMEGPTARPAKGRGRRLTTRDGSREVLCPVERAIWPKHATASTTYGGSWSPSAMVGPPKVFPRYGDIGGAWAPSSSNSRVEWVCVEYDSTQPVTGLRVYETYNSGRVYAVVDQTDGEELVYYGEVSPKSESCALDVTFDAPRVVRKLRVYLTNTSGYTEIDTVALLARDPLPLEQRPYIPPPTKELSVGGAMWAFALVIVGLVVGVVVAVRGCNGSGESSQQYAVPTSTLPGTTILMGTEPLSEIQRRGPRWASSVVDFSSEYTSDGNSAQRATGAPDVYPTAGDLPNAWATRLADGGIQHITLRYAEPVLTTAVFWLETYNPGAVVRVDDVSDPAQVVTLFSGIEPTRGVTGAAAVEVRLPEPRSIHTVRLYLDTNAVTGWNEIDAVALIP, from the coding sequence ATGCCATCCGAGTCCACCGTGCTGCGCTGCGGCAACTGCGGCGCCAACCTGTCGCCCGTCCCGGGTCAGAACGTGGTCCAGTGCGAGTATTGCGCGCAGGCCACCTACCTGACGCAGACGGTCATGAACATGCCCGGGGTAGGGCGCGAGCAGCCGGCGGCGAGCCGTGACTCGGACCTGCACGCTCGCATGATGGAGGGCCCCACGGCGCGCCCCGCCAAGGGCCGAGGGAGGCGCCTCACGACGCGCGACGGCAGCCGCGAGGTGCTGTGCCCGGTCGAGCGCGCCATCTGGCCCAAGCACGCGACGGCCTCCACGACGTACGGCGGCTCGTGGTCGCCCTCGGCCATGGTCGGGCCCCCCAAGGTCTTCCCTCGCTACGGCGACATCGGCGGAGCGTGGGCGCCGTCCTCCAGCAACAGCCGCGTGGAGTGGGTGTGCGTGGAGTACGACAGCACCCAGCCCGTCACGGGCCTGCGCGTGTACGAGACCTACAACAGCGGCCGCGTCTATGCCGTAGTGGACCAGACCGACGGGGAGGAGCTGGTGTACTACGGCGAGGTCAGCCCGAAGAGCGAGTCATGTGCACTGGACGTGACCTTCGACGCGCCGCGCGTCGTGCGCAAGCTGCGCGTGTACCTCACCAACACCAGCGGCTACACCGAGATCGACACCGTGGCGCTCCTCGCGCGCGACCCCCTGCCCCTCGAGCAGCGTCCGTACATCCCGCCACCCACGAAGGAGCTCTCGGTCGGCGGCGCCATGTGGGCCTTCGCGCTGGTCATCGTCGGCCTCGTCGTGGGCGTGGTGGTGGCGGTGCGCGGCTGCAACGGGAGCGGTGAGTCGAGTCAGCAGTACGCGGTACCGACGTCGACGCTGCCGGGCACCACCATCCTCATGGGCACCGAGCCGCTGTCCGAGATCCAGCGCCGTGGCCCCCGCTGGGCCTCCTCCGTGGTCGACTTCTCCTCCGAGTACACCAGCGACGGCAACTCCGCCCAGCGCGCGACGGGCGCCCCCGACGTGTATCCGACCGCGGGCGACCTCCCGAACGCGTGGGCCACGCGCCTCGCGGACGGCGGCATCCAACACATCACGCTGCGTTATGCGGAGCCCGTGCTCACCACCGCCGTGTTCTGGCTCGAGACCTACAACCCCGGCGCCGTGGTGCGCGTGGACGACGTGAGCGATCCGGCGCAGGTCGTGACCTTGTTCTCCGGCATCGAGCCCACGCGAGGGGTGACTGGCGCTGCGGCTGTCGAGGTGCGCCTGCCCGAGCCGCGCTCGATCCACACCGTACGCCTGTACCTCGACACGAACGCGGTGACGGGCTGGAACGAGATCGACGCTGTCGCGCTCATTCCCTGA
- a CDS encoding NAD(P)-dependent alcohol dehydrogenase, whose protein sequence is MSALPQYGRHLHPTATMRAVLVDRYGPPEVLRPAVVPRPVPTRGQVLVRTRFIGVNPKDVIVRKGKFQVVTGKRFPLLVGHDIAGEVVEAGPGADLPVGTSVFGMINDFAGRAYAEYAAVDAQSLATAPASVDLRTAAAVPLAAQTALQGLRDEGRVAPGHHVLVNGASGGVGVFAVQIAKLLGAEVTAACSARNAELVRSLGADHVVDYATTPLPELATRFDCVFDVFGNYRFDTLRPLLTPGGTYVQTIPSGRIVRDIARTVLSAQRARLVVVRSHRAQLEWLRAHIDDGTLRVVVDRSFALDDAAEAHRYLETKRARGKVVLHVDG, encoded by the coding sequence CGTGCTCGTCGACCGCTACGGCCCGCCGGAGGTGCTGCGCCCCGCGGTGGTCCCGCGCCCCGTGCCCACGCGCGGTCAGGTGCTGGTGCGCACGCGCTTCATCGGCGTGAACCCCAAGGACGTCATCGTGCGCAAGGGCAAGTTCCAGGTGGTGACGGGCAAGCGCTTCCCGCTTCTGGTGGGCCACGACATCGCGGGCGAGGTGGTCGAGGCCGGGCCCGGCGCCGACCTGCCGGTGGGCACGTCCGTGTTCGGGATGATCAACGACTTCGCGGGCCGCGCCTACGCCGAGTACGCCGCCGTGGACGCTCAGTCGCTGGCTACCGCGCCCGCCAGCGTGGACCTGCGCACCGCCGCCGCGGTGCCTCTCGCGGCCCAGACCGCGCTCCAAGGCCTGCGCGACGAGGGGCGCGTGGCGCCCGGGCATCACGTGCTCGTCAACGGCGCGTCCGGCGGGGTGGGCGTGTTCGCGGTGCAGATCGCCAAGCTGCTGGGCGCCGAGGTGACCGCGGCCTGCAGCGCGCGCAACGCCGAGCTGGTGCGCAGCCTGGGCGCCGACCACGTGGTGGACTACGCGACCACCCCGCTGCCCGAGCTGGCCACCCGCTTCGACTGCGTGTTCGACGTGTTCGGCAACTACCGCTTCGACACGCTGCGGCCGCTGCTCACGCCCGGCGGCACCTACGTGCAGACCATCCCCAGCGGGCGCATCGTGCGTGACATCGCGCGGACCGTGCTCAGCGCCCAGCGCGCGCGCCTGGTGGTGGTGCGCTCCCACCGCGCCCAGCTCGAGTGGCTGCGCGCCCACATCGACGACGGCACCCTCCGGGTCGTGGTCGACCGCTCGTTCGCGCTCGACGACGCGGCCGAGGCCCACCGCTACCTCGAGACCAAGCGGGCTCGCGGCAAGGTCGTGCTGCACGTGGACGGATGA